The region TCGAAGAGATCGTCGAGTCGAGATCGTCAAGATCGAAGATCGATCGAGATCGAAAGATCGAGAGATCGAATCGAGATCGATCGAAGAGATCGtcgtcgatcgatcgatcgatcgatcgtcgtcgagatcgatcgatcgatcgatcgatcgagatcGTCAAATCGATCGAAGATCGAAGATCGagatcgatcgagatcgatcgaGATCGAATCGAGATCGATCAAGATCGAAGAGATcgaatcgatcgatcgatcgatcgagatcATCGAGAGATCGAAGATCGAGATCGTCGATCgaagatcgatcgatcgatcgatcgaagatCGAGAGATCGATCGAGATCGATAAGATCGAAGATCGAATCGATCGTCGATCGAAGATCGAATCGAGATCGTCAAGATCGAGAGATCGAAGATCGAGATCATCGATCGAAGAGATCGAatcgagatcgatcgatcgagaAGATCGAATCGAGATCGATAAAGATcgaatcgatcgatcgatcgataaGATCGAGAGATCGTCGATCGATAAGATCAGAGATCGAatcgagatcgatcgatcgagaGAGATCGAGATCATAAGATCGATCGATCGAGATCGAGATCGTCGAAGATCGAAAGATCGATCGATCGTCGATCGAGAGATCGAATCGAGATCGTCGATCgagagatcgatcgatcgatcgatcgatcgatcgagatcgatcgagatcgtcgagatcgatcgatcgatcatCGATCGAAGATCGAAGAGATCGAatcgagatcgatcgatcgaagaTGATCGTCGAAGATCGAGATCGATCGAGATCGAAGATCGAATCGATCGAATCGAGATCGTCGATCGAAAGATCGAATCGAGATCGATCGATCGTCGAGATCGATCGAtcgtcgatcgatcgatcgagagATCGTCAAATCGAGATCGTCGAATCGATCGAAGATCGATCGAGATCGAATCGAAAGATCGAAAGAGATCGTCGATCGGGATCGATCGTCGATCGAGAGATCGAATCGAGATCGATAAGATCGAAGATCGTCGATCGATCGAGATCGATAAGATCGAGAGAGATCGAATCGAGATCGATCGAAGATCGAAGAGATCGAATCGAGATCGTCGATCGAAAGATCGAATCGAGATCGTCGAAGATCGAAGAGATCGATCGAGATCGTCGAAGAAGAGATCGTCGAGAAGATCGAAtcgtcgatcgatcgatcgaaatCGATCGAGAGATCGGGGATCTCGAGATCGTCGAAGATCGAGAGATCGTCGAGATCGAATCGAGAGATCGAAAGATCGtcgagatcgatcgatcgagatCGTCGAGATCGATCGATCATCGATCGAAGATCGAAAGATCGTCGTCGGAAGATCGAAAGATCGAGAGAtcgtcgatcgatcgatcgatcgaagatcgagatcgatcgatcgatcgatcgatcgagatcatcgatcgatcgatcgaagatCGAATCGATCGATCGAAAGATCGAATCGATCGAGATCgaagatcgatcgatcgatcgatcgtcgATCGAAGATCGAGATCGAGATCGTCGAAGATCGAAAGATCGAATCGATCGATAAGATCGAAGATCGAATCGAGATCGAATCTAAGATCGAAGAGATcgaatcgatcgatcgatcgaagagatcgatcgagatcgatcgatcgaagagatcgatcgagatcgatcAGATCGAAGATCGGATCGAGATCGATCGAGATCGAGATCGATCGAGATCGAATCGATCGAGATCGTCAAGATCGAGATCGATCGAAGATCGTCGATCGAAGAGATCGATCGATCGTCGATCGAGagatcgatcgagatcgatcgaAAGATCGaagagatcgatcgatcgatcgaaagATCGAagatcgatcgagatcgatcgagatcgatcgaAGATCGATCGAGATCGTCAAGATCGAAGATCgaagatcgatcgatcgatcgaagatcgatcgatctcgatcgAGATCGAAGGATCGaagagatcgatcgatcgatccgAGATCGAAGAGATCGATCGTCGATCGATCGAGAAGATCGaagagatcgatcgatcgatcgatcgatcgatcgatcgatcgatcgatcgtcgatcgagatcgatcgatcgatcgtcgATCGTCGAGATCGAatcgagatcgatcgatcgatcgaaagatcgatcgatcgatcgatcgaagatcgatcgatcgatcgatcgagatcgatcgaATCGGATcgaatcgatcgatcgatcgatcgatcgatcgagaaTCGAGATCATCGaaatcgatcgatcgatcgaatcGAGAGAAAGATCGAAGATCgatcgatcgagatcgatcgaAGATCGATCGAGATCATCGAGATCGAAGATCGTCGAagatcgatcgagatcgatcgatcgatgagatcgatcgatcgatcgatcgaatcgtcgagatcgagatcgatcgatcgatcgatcgaagaGATCGTCGAGATCGagatcgatcgagatcgatcgatcgaagaGATCAATCGAtcgtcgatcgatcgatcgatcgaaatcgatcgatcgatcgatcgatcgatcgatcgagatcgatcgaGATCGAGAATCGATCGTCGATCGATCAAAGATCGaagagatcgatcgatcgatcgatcgatcgaagatCGAATCGAGATCGTCGATCGATCGAAGAGATCGTCGATCGATCGATCGTCGATCGATCGTCGATCGAAGATCGATCGaggatcgatcgatcgatcgatcgatcgatcgatcgatcgatcgagatcgatcgatcgatcgatcgtcgATCAGATCGAAGATCGATCGAAAGATCGATCGAtcgtcgatcgatcgatcgatcgaaagagatcgatcgatcgagatcaatcgatcgatcgatcgatcgaagaagatcgatcgagatcgtcgatcgagatcgatcgatcgatcgatcgaaagatcgatcgagatcgagatcgatcgatcgatcgatcgatcgagatcGATTAAAGATCGATCGAGATCGAAGAGATCGAAGAAATCGAGATCGAGATCGAGATCGATCGTCGATCGAAGGATCGAGAGATCGAATCGAGATCGATCGAAGATCGAAGGGATCGATCGAGATCGAATCGATCGATCGAGATCGAAGATCGAagatcgatcgagatcgatcAAAGATCGAAGATCGAATCGAGATCGTCGATCGAAgagatcgatcgatcgagatCGTCGATCGAAGATCGAATCGAGATCGATCAagatcgatcgagatcgatcgatcgatccgAGATCGAAGAGATCGAATCATCGATCGATCGAAGATCGATCGATCGAGATCGAgatcgagatcgatcgatcgagatcgatcgatcgatcgatcgaaatCGATAAagatcgatcgagatcgatcgatcgaagaGATCGAATCGATCGATCGAAAAGATCGATCCGAGAGATCGAAGATCGATCGATCGAAGAAGATCGAAGAAAGATCGAGATCGAATCGATCGTCGATCGATCGAAGATCGaaagatcgatcgatcgatcgatcgatcgatcgatcagAGATCGaagagatcgatcgatcgatcgatcgaagatcgaagagatcgatcgatcgatcgatcgagatcgatcgaAGATCGATCAGATCGAAGAGATCAGATCGATCGATCGAAAGATCGAAGagatcgatcgagatcgatcgatcgaaagatcgagatcgagatcgatcgatcgaaTCGAGATCGtcgagatcgatcgatcgatcgaagaAGATCGAATCGAGATCGTCGATCGATCGAGATCGAGTCGAGATCGATCGAAGagatcgatcgagatcgatcgagatcgatcgaAGATCGAGAGATCGATCGAGATCGATAAGATCGAATCGATCGTcgatcgagatcgatcgatcgagaGATCAGgatcgagatcgatcgatcgatcgagatcgatcgatcgatcgatcgtcgAGATCGAGTCGAGATCGAAAAGATCGAGTCCGATCGAATCGAGATCGTCGATCGATCGAAGATCGATCGATCGGAAGAGATCGAATCGAGATCGAAAGATCGaaagatcgatcgatcgatcgatcgatcgagagagatcgtcgatcgatcgataagatcgagatcgatcgagatcgtcgatcgatcgagatcgagtcgatcgagatcgatcgatcgatcgagtcgatcgatcgatcgatcgatcgaagagatcgaatcgatcgatcgatcgagatcGAAGAGATCGTCGATCGATCATCGATCGATCGATCCGAGATCAGTCGTCGATCGAAGATCgatcgatcgagatcgatcgaagatcgatcgatcgatcgatcgatcgatcgagatcGAAGATCGAATCGATCGATCGATAAGAGAAGATCGTcgatcgagatcgatcgatcgagatCGGATCGATCGATCGTAAGATCGAGAAGATCGAGTCGAGATCGATCGAAGATCGAAgagagatcgatcgatcgatcgatcgatcgatcgatcgtcgATCGTCGATCGATCGAGATCGTCGTCGATCGAAGAAGATCGATCGATCGAGATCATCGATCGATCGAAGATCGAAGAGATCGAAtcgtcgatcgatcgatcgaagatCGATCAGAGATCGATCGATCGTCGGATCGTAAGATCGAAGAGATCGAATCGAGATCGATAAAGATCGAGAGATCGATCGAGATCGATAAGATCGAAGATCGAGATCGATCGAAGATCGagatcgatcgagatcgatcgagatcgatcgatcgaaTCGAAGAGATcgaatcgatcgatcgatcgatcgaagatCGAGGAGATCGTCGATCGATCGAGATAAATCGAGATCGAGATCGATCGAAAGATCGATCGTCGAGATCGTCGATCGAAGagatcgatcgagatcgatcgaGATAAAAGATCGAGATCGATCGAatcgagatcgatcgatcgagatcgatcgatcgagatcgatcgaagatcgtcgatcgatcgatcgatcgatcgaagatcgatcgaagatcgagatcgatcgatcgatcgataaGATCGAAGAGATCGAATCGAGATAAGATCgaagatcgatcgatcgatcgtcgATCGAAGAGATCAGtcgagatcgatcgatcgatcgagatcGAGATCGATAAAGATCGaagagatcgatcgatcgatcgatcgagatcgagaatcgagatcgatcgatcgagatCGAAGATCGAATCGAGATCGATAAAGATCGAAGAGATCGAGATCGTCGATAAGATCGATAGATCGTCGTCGATCGATCGAGAGATCGAATCGAGATCGTCAAGATCGAAGAGATCGAAGATCGAGATCAGTCGAAGATCGAATCGATCGAAAAGATCGAGATCGAGATCGATCGAGATCGAAGAAGATCGTCGATCGTCGAAGATCGAAGATCGAGATCGGGATCGTAAGATCGAagatcgatcgagatcgatcgatcgTCGATCGTCGAGATCGATCGAAGATCGATCGATCGAGATCGATCAAGATCGAAAAGATCGAATCGAGATCGAAAAGATCGATCGAGATCGAgatcgagatcgatcgatcgaagaGATCGAAGAAGATCGAAGATCGAGATCGAGTCGTCGATCGAAGATCGAAAGATCGTCGAATCGATCGATCGAAGATCGTCGAGATCGAATCGATCGATCGAAGATCGAagatcgatcgagatcgatcgaagatcgatcgagatcgatcgaGATCGTCAGATCGAAGAGagatcgatcgagatcgatcgatcgatcgatcgatcgagatcgatcgaAGAGATCGAGTCGAGATCGTCGATCGATCGAAGATCGAATCGAGATCGATCGAGATCGAAGATCAGtcgagatcgatcgatcgatcgaagaGATCATCGAGATCGATCAGATCGAAAAAGATCGAGTCGAGATCGTCGAGATCGAAGATCGATCGAGATCATCGAGATCGAAGAGATCGAGATCGTCAAGATCGATCGAGATAAGATCGAAGATCGATCGAGATCTCGAATCGATCgaagatcgatcgatcgatcgatcgagatcgatcgatcgatcgatcgatcgatcgaagagatcgatcgagatcgatcgatcgaagatcgatcgatcgataaatcgatcgatcgatcgatcgtcgatcgatcgatcgaatcgatcgatcgatcgataaAGATCGAGAGATCGATCGAGATCGAAAGATCGAAGAGATCGAGTCGAAAGAGATCAAGATCGATCGAAGATCGAAaggtcgatcgatcgatcgatcgaagatCGATCGATCGAAGATCGATCGAATCGAGATCGAGATCGATCGAGATCGAATCGatcatcgatcgatcgatcgagagatcgatcgatcgaagaTCGATCGAAGATCGAAGAGATCGAatcgagatcgatcgatcgaaAGATCGAatcgagatcgatcgatcgatcgtcgagatcgatcgatcgaagaGATCGAATCGATCGTCGAGATCGAagatcgatcgagatcgatcgaAATCGATCGAAGATCGAGATCGATCGAAGAAAGATCGAATCGATCGAATCGAAAGATCGaagagatcgatcgatcgatcgaagatCGAAGAGATCGAATCGATCGAAAGATCGaagagatcgatcgatcgatcagatcgatcgatcgatcgatcgataagatcgatcgaagatcgatcgatcgatcgatcgatcgaagatCGAGATCGATCAAGATCGATCGAAGAGATCGTCGAGATCGAGATCGAGATCGAAAGATCGAAGATCGATAAGATCGAAAGagatcgatcgagatcgatcgatcgaagatcgtcgagatcgatcgatcgaagatcagtcgatcgatcgatcgatcgatcgatcgaatcGATCGATCGAGAAGATCGAAgagatcgatcgatcgagatcgtcgatcgaaagatcgatcgagatcgatcgatcgaagatcgatcgatcgatcgatcaaGATCGAAGATCGAAATcgaatcgatcgatcgatcgaaagATCGATCGAGATCGAAGATCGAGAAGATCGAATCGATCGTCGAAGAGATCGAatcgagatcgatcgatcgaagaTCGAGTCGAGATCGATCGAAGAGAGATCGAAGATCGTCGAAGATCAGTCAATCGTCGTCGTCGAAGATCGAAGATCAGtcgagatcgatcgatcgaagaTCGAGATCGAGATCGTCGTCGATCGATCGAATCGAGATCATCgatcgatcgagatcgatcgatcgatcgatcgaatcgatcgatcgatcgaagagatcgaatcgatcgatcgatcgaaagatcgatcgatcgatcgatcgaatcgatcgatcgatcgatcgatcgaagatCGTCGTCGAGATCGAGTCGAGATCGTCGATCGAAGAAGATCGAGATCGATCGAAGATCgatcgatcgagatcgatcgatcgatcgatcgatcgatcgaagagatcgatcgagatcgatcgatcgatcgatcgatcgaaggATCGAATCGAGATCGATCGAAGATCGAAGAGatcatcgatcgatcgatcgatcgatcgaagatcgatcgagatcgtcgatcgaagagatcgatcgagatcgatcgaAGATCGATCGAATCGAGATCGAGATCGTCGAAGATCGTCGATCgaagatcgatcgatcgatcgatcgaatcGAGATCGTCGATCGAAGAGATCGATCGATCGTCGATCGAGGATCGATCGATCGAATCGAGATCGAAGATCGAAGAGATCGAGGATCGATCcgatcgagatcgatcgatcgatcgatcgaaagATCATCGATCGTCGAAGATCGAGGATCGAGATCGATCGAGATCACGTCGATCGAGATCGTCGAAATCGAGAGAtcgtcgatcgatcgatcgaaagATCGATCGAAGATCGAATCGAGATCGTCGAAGATCGAAAGATCATCGAGATCGTCGATCGAGAGATCGAGtcgagatcgatcgatcgaaAGATCGATCGATCGAGATCGTCGATCGAAGATCGGATCGAGATCGTCGTCGAAagatcgatcgagatcgatcgatcgaaAGATCGATCGAGATCGTCGAAGATCGAAGAGATCGAATCGTCGAGATCGATCGAGATCGAAGAGATCGAATCGAGATCGTCGATCGATCGAAGGATCGATCGATCGATAAGATCGAAGATCGATCGAGATcgaatcgatcgatcgatcgaagaGAGATCGAATCGATCGATCGTCGATCGATCGAAGATCGATCGTCGATCGAAGATCGAGATCGTCGATCGAAGATCGTCAAGATcgaatcgatcgatcgatcgaaagATCGAATCGAGATCGATCAGATCGAAGAGATCAGATCGATCGATAAGATCGAAGAGATCAGTCGATCGATCGAAGGATCGTCGATCGAgaagatcgatcgatcgatcgatcgatcgatcgagatcgatcgatcgagatCGAGTCGAGATCGTCGATCGATCGAGAGAGAGATCGTCGATCGATCGAGAGATCGATCAAGATCGATCGAGATCGTCGAGATCGTCAGATCgatcgatcgagatcgatcgtcagatcgatcgagatcgatcgagatcgatcgatcgagatcgatcgaaagatcgatcgatcgatcgaaagATCGAAGATCgaagatcgatcgatcgatcgatcgaagatcgagatcgagatcgatcgatcgaagatcgagatcgatcgatcgatcgatcgatcgatcgatcgagatcgatcgatcgaagaGATCGAatcgagatcgatcgatcgaagaAAGATCGATCGAATCGATCGATCGATAAGATCGAGAGATCGATCGAGATCGAAGATCGAtcagatcgatcgatcgatcgatcgaatcgagatcgtcgatcgatcgatcgagtcgagatcgatcgatcgatcgaagatcgatcgatcgatcgatcgatcgatcgaagatCGATCGAAGATCAGATCGATCGAtcgtcgatcgatcgatcgaagatcgatcgagatcgatcgatcgaagaTCATCGATCGATCGTCGATCGAAGATCGATCGAGATCGAAAGATCGAGATCGAGATCGTCGAGATCGAGagatcgatcgagatcgatcgatcgatcgatcgagatcgatcgaatcgatcgatcgatcgataaagatcgatcgaagatcgatcgatcgagatcgagatcgatcgatcgatcgatcgatcgatcgatcggatcgatcgatcgatcgatcgagaaGATCGAATCGAGATCGTCgatcgatcgagatcgatcgagatcgagatcgtcgatcgatcgatcgatcatCGTCAAGATCGAGATCGATCGAGATcgaatcgatcgatcgatcgatcgaatcgatcgatcgatcgatcgatcgaggtCGAGATCGTCGAGAGATCGAGAGAtcgtcgatcgatcgatcgatcgaagatcgggatcgagatcgatcgatcggagatcgatcgagatcgatcgaATCGATCGAAGAGAATCGAtcgtcgatcgatcgatcgatcgagagatcgatcgatcgatcgggAAGATCGAAGATCGATCGTCAAAgatcgagatcgatcgatcgTCGAAGGATCGAAGATCGAGATCGATCGAGATCGAAAGATCGAATCGAGATCGAATCGAGATCGATCGAGATCGTCGAAGATCGAAGAGATCGAATCGAGATCGATCAAGATCGAAAGATCGTCGAATCGAGATCGTCGAAGATCGaagagatcgatcgatcgatcaaAGATCGaaatcgatcgatcgatcgatcgatcgatcgatcgaaaatcgatcgatcgatcgaagatCGAGAGATCGAGTCGAGATCGTCGAAGATCGAAGATCGGATCGAGATCGTCATCGGATCGAGATCGTCGAGATCGATCGAAGATCGAATCTCGATCGAGGATCGATCGATCGTCGATCGATCGAGAGATCGAGATCGAAGAGATCGAATCGAGATCGTAAAGATCgaagatcgatcgatcgatcgatcgatcgaatcgatcgatcgatcgagatcgatcgatcgagatCGTCGATCGAAGATcggtcgatcgatcgatcgaagaGATCGAATCGAGATCGATCGaagagatcgatcgatcgatcgtcgAAGATCGAAGATCGAAGATCgatcgatcgagatcgatcgatcgaagatcgtcgatcgatcgatcgagatcGAAGAGAGATCGATCGAGAAATAAGATCgaagatcgatcgatcgatcgaagatCGAGATCGAGATCAGTCGAGATCGTCGTCGTCGAGAGATCGGATCGTCGATCGTCGAGATCGAGATCGATCGTCGAGAGATCGAGAGATCGTCGAAGATCGAGATCGTCGAGATCGATCGAGATCGTCGATCGAAGATCGAAAGATCGAAGGATCGTCGATcgaatcgatcgatcgatcgatcgatcgatcgatcgatcgatcgatcgatcgaagatcgaatcgagatcgatcgatcgaagaTCGATCGAGATCGTCGTCGATCGAAGAGagatcgatcgagatcgatcgaagatcgagatcgatcgatcgatcgatcgatcgatcgagatcGAGATCGAGATCGTCGATCGAAGATCGTcgatcgagatcgatcgatcgatcgaagatcgatcgatcgatcgagatcgatcatcgatcgatcgatcgagatcGTCGAGATCGAAGATCAGAATCGAGAtcgtcgatcgatcgatcgatcgatcgatcgatcgaagatCGGATCGATCGAGATCGTCGAGATCGAAAGATCGGATCGATCGATCGATCAGATCGAAGATCGATCGAGATCGTCGATCGAGAGATCGTCGAGATCGATCGATCGTCGAAGATCGAATCGAGATCGTCGATCGAGATCGAAATCGAGATCGAGATCGAGATCGATCGAAGATCGAAGAGAtcgtcgatcgatcgatcgatcgaaagATCGAGTCGAGATCGATCAGATCgaagatcgatcgatcgatcagATCGATCGTCGAGAGATCGAATCGAGATCGTCGAGATCGTCGATCGAATCGTCGATCGTCGATCGTCGAAGATCGAAGATCGAGTCGTCGAtcgtcgatcgatcgatcgagatcgatcgaGATCGTCGAGATCGAatcgagatcgatcgatcgatcgaaatCGATCGAAGAGAAGAGATCGTcgatcgagatcgatcgatcgatcgagagatcgatcgatcgatcgtcgatcgaagatcgatcgatcgtcgatcgatcgatcgtcgatcgatcgatcgaagatcgtcgtcgatcgatcgatcgagatcgaagtcgagatcgatcgatcgaagatcgaatcgatcgatcgatcgatcgaagatcgatcgatcgatcgatcgaatcGAAAGATcgaatcgatcgatcgatcgattaAAGATCGAAGATCGAATCGAGATCGATCAAGATCGAgatcgagatcgatcgatcgagatCGAGATCGAGATCGTCAGATCGAAGATCGAAGAATCGAGATCGTCGATCGAGATCGATCGTCGATCGATCGATCAAGATCGAAGATCGATCAGTCGAGATCGAAGATCAGATCGAGATCGATCAAGATCGAGATCATCGATCGAGATCGAGATCGATCGAGATCGTCAAGATCGAAGAAGATCGAATCGAGATCGTAAGATCGAAGAGATCGAATCGATCGTCAAGATCGAAGAGATCGATCGAGATCGAAAGATCGAAGAGATCGATCGAGATCATTAAGATCGAGATCGATCGAATCGAGATCGATCGAGATCGAGGATCGATCGAGATCGTCGATCGTCGAAGATCGATCGTCGAGATCGATCAAGATCGAAAGATCGAGATCGAGATCGTCGATCGAAGAGATCGATCGAGATCGTCGATCGAGAAGAGATCGAGGTCGAGATCGATCAGATCGATCAGATCGAATCGAGAATCGTCAAGATCGAAGATCGATGAATCGAGATCGATAAGATCGAAAGATCGAGTCGAGATCGAAGATCGAGAGATCGATCGAGATCGTCGAGATCGTCGAGATCGAAGATCGATCGAGATCGAGATCGTCAAGATCGAAGagatcgatcgagatcgatcgatcgTCGATCGAAGATCGATCGAGGTCGAGATCGAATCGATCGATCgaagatcgatcgatcgatcgatcgatcgatcgatcgatcgagatcgatcgagatcgaagaagagatcgatcgatcgatcgaaagatcgatcgagatcgtcgatcgatcgatcgatcgatcgatcgatcgatcgatcgatcgatcgaagaGATCGATCGATCGTCGATCGAAGATCGTCGTCGAAGATCGTCGTCGATCGAGagatcgatcgagatcgatcgatcgaaAGATCGATCGAAGATCATCGATCGAAGAGATCGAGATCGATCGAATCGAAGAGATCGAATCGAGATCGTCGATCGAAGAAGATCGAatcgagatcgatcgatcgatcgagatcgaatcgatcgagatcgatcgatcgagatCGTCGAATCGATCGAGATCGTCAAGATCAGAGATCGAgatcgagatcgatcgatcgaaAGATCGAATCGGATCGTCGAAGATCGTCGATCGATCGAAATCGTCGTCGAAGGATCGTAAGATCGAAGAAGATCGATCGTCGAAATCGTCGAAGATCGATCGAAGATCGAATCGATCGAGATCGTCGAAATCGATCGAATCGAGATCGAGATCGATAAAGATCGAAGATCAGATCGAGATCGTCGATCGAATCgatcgatcgagatcgatcgaAGATCGAAGATCGATCGAGATCGAAAGATCGAAGAGATCGATCGTCGAGATCGAAAGATCGAAGAAGATCGAatcgagatcgatcgatcgaagatcgatcgagatcgatcgatcgaagaGATCGAGTCGTCGATCGATCGTCgatcgatcgagatcgatcgaAGATCGAAGATCGAatcgagatcgatcgatcgagaagagatcgatcgatcgatcgatcgagatcGGATCGATCGTCGAAGATCGAGATCGAGATCGAGAGAGATCGAGATCGAAGATCGATCGAGATCATCGAGATCGATCGAAGAgagagatcgatcgatcgatcgagatcGTCGATCGATCGATCGTCGATCGATCGAGAGTGATCGATCGAAGAGTCGATCGATCGAATCGATCGAGAAGATCGTCGAGATCGTCGAGAGAGATCATCGTCGATCGAGATCGATCGAGTCGATCGTCGATCGAAGATCGTCGATCGATCGTCGATCGTCGATCGATCGTCGAGATCGAGATCGATCGAAAGATCGTCGAATCGATCGAGATCGTCGAGATCGTCGATCGAAGATCGTCGATCGTCGATCGAtcgtcgatcgatcgatcgatcgtcgAGATCGAAGAtcgtcgatcgatcgatcgatcgatcgagatcGAGATCGTCGAGATCGTCGAtcgtcgatcgatcgatcgaatcGATCGATCGTCGATCGAAGATCGATCGAatcgagatcgatcgatcgaagatcgaatctcgatcgatcgatcgaagatcgaatcga is a window of Oncorhynchus nerka isolate Pitt River unplaced genomic scaffold, Oner_Uvic_2.0 unplaced_scaffold_3369, whole genome shotgun sequence DNA encoding:
- the LOC135566778 gene encoding trichohyalin-like encodes the protein MDRSIEDRGSGSKSSSVEIVRSESRDRRRSKRSNRRSSRSKIEVEIDKIEDRIEIVDRRDRIEIVDRRDRIEIIEIDRRDRQDRRDRRVEIVKIEDRSRSKDREIESRSIEEIVVDRSIDRSSSRSIDRSIDRDRQIDRRSKIEIDRDRSRSNRDRSRSKRSNRSIDRSRSSRDRRSRSSIEDRSIDRSKIERSIEIDKIEDRIDRRSKIESRSSRSRDRRSRSSIEEIESRSIDREDRIEIDKDRIDRSIDKIERSSIDKIRDRIEIDRSREIEIIRSIDRDRDRRRSKDRSIVDREIESRSSIERSIDRSIDRSRSIEIVEIDRSIIDRRSKRSNRDRSIEDDRRRSRSIEIEDRIDRIEIVDRKIESRSIDRRDRSIVDRSIERSSNRDRRIDRRSIEIESKDRKRSSIGIDRRSRDRIEIDKIEDRRSIEIDKIERDRIEIDRRSKRSNRDRRSKDRIEIVEDRRDRSRSSKKRSSRRSNRRSIDRNRSRDRGSRDRRRSRDRRDRIERSKDRRDRSIEIVEIDRSSIEDRKIVVGRSKDREIVDRSIDRRSRSIDRSIDRDHRSIDRRSNRSIERSNRSRSKIDRSIDRRSKIEIEIVEDRKIESIDKIEDRIEIESKIEEIESIDRSKRSIEIDRSKRSIEIDQIEDRIEIDRDRDRSRSNRSRSSIEIVKIEDRRSIDRSKIDRSRSRSKDRRDRSIDPRSKRSIVDRSRRSKRSIDRSIDRSIDRSIVDRDRSIDHRRSIERSIDRRSIDRSKEIDRSRSIDRSIDRRRSIEIDRSSIVEIDRRSIDRDRSRSKRSNRDRKDRSRSRSRSIDRRDRRRSKIEIESSIEDRKIVESIDRRSSRSNRSIEDRRSIEIDRRSIEIDRDRQIEERSIEIDRSIDRSRSIEEIESRSSIDRRSNRDRSRSKISRDRSIDRRDHRDRSDRKRSSRDRRDRRSIEIIEIEEIEIIEIEISRDRRRREIGSSIVEIEIDRREIERSSKIEIVEIDRDHRRDRSRSKDRRDRSRSLRSRSIESRSIEIEDRSRSSIVEDRSSRSIKIERSRSRSSIEEIDRDRRSRRDRDRRRSRDRSRSIDRKIDRRSSIEEIEIDRIEEIESRSSIEEDRIEIDRSIEIESIEIDRSRSSNRSRSSRSEIEIEIDRSKDRIGSSKIVDRSKSSSKDRKIEEDRSSKSSKIDRRSNRSRSSKSIESRSRSIKIEDQIEIVDRIDRSRSIEDRRSIEIERSKRSIVEIERSKKIESRSIDRRSIEIDRSKRSSRRSIVDRSRSIEDRRSNRDRSIEKRSIDRSIEIGSIVEDRDRDRERSRSKIDRDHRDRSKREIDRSIEIVDRSIVDRSRVIDRRVDRSNRSRRSSRSSREIIVDRDRSSRSSIEDRRSIVDRRSIVEIEIDRKIVESIEIVEIVDRRSSIVDRSSIDRSIVEIEDRRSIDRSIEIEIVEIVDHRSRSVEIVDRRDRIEIVEDREIDRDRKIEEISRDRRSRDQIEIVDRRDRSRSIEDRSNRIVDRRDRSDHRSRSIEIESKIDRRSIDRIVDRRSRSIDRSIEKIENRSIDRSIEIEIVEIDRDRSIEIEEIVESSKIEEIRSKIEDRKDRIEIEIKIDRSIEIDHRIEIVRRSRDRIEIEIEEIDRDRRSRSSIDRRSDRIEDRRSNRSSKIDRCRDRRRSDRRDRRSNRRSSDRRSNRDRRSRSIEIVDRRDRSRSSKIEDRSRSSIDRDRRSIVEIDRSKRSIDLEIEIDRQIEEKSIDRSRDRDRDRSIEEKIDRRSIERSIEKIESIEDRIEDRSKIEDRDRRRSSRSRSSKRSIDRDRSIDRSKKGSIDRDRDRDREIDRSIEDRGSRSIRSIEIIVEIVESSRSSRSIEISRSSIERSDRIDHRDRSRSISHRIDRIVKIDRRIEIVRSIDRDRRVVEIEIEIGIEDRKISNRDRIEDRDRDRDRRDRSRSIEIDQIEDRRSDRDRSIDRDRRSKIVDREDRIDHRSKDRIESIDRRSIDRRDRRDRRSREIVDRSIEIEIVEKIEIDQSRSSIEEIEKRSIEDRSSIDRRSSIERSIDRDRRRSVEIDRKIEKESRDRRSKDRSIVDRSKSRSSIDRSIDRRDRRDRKDQRSRSSRSRRSRSRSIDRDRIEIVEIDRRNRESIESINRDRQIEEIVEIDKNRDRRSK